The Paenibacillus uliginis N3/975 genome has a window encoding:
- a CDS encoding MarR family winged helix-turn-helix transcriptional regulator, with protein sequence MAKKELEKYYIPFQCMIISNINRLNIEGVTTAQYNVLDILDKQGSKTTKELAEIRGISQAGMSKLTKRLLEKKYITQERQENDRRAYDILITPDGKNFLLRSEKFRNETMNLIENTLTEEELHCFIQLCKKITDSYVEE encoded by the coding sequence ATGGCAAAAAAAGAACTAGAAAAATATTATATTCCTTTTCAATGTATGATTATTAGTAATATTAATCGTCTTAACATTGAGGGTGTTACTACGGCTCAGTATAATGTATTGGATATTTTAGATAAACAAGGCTCTAAAACAACTAAAGAGTTAGCAGAGATTCGTGGAATTTCACAAGCTGGAATGTCTAAATTAACGAAAAGGCTTTTAGAGAAGAAATACATTACACAAGAACGTCAGGAAAATGACCGGCGAGCTTATGACATTTTAATTACTCCCGATGGTAAGAATTTTCTTTTAAGATCAGAAAAATTTAGAAATGAAACCATGAATTTAATTGAGAATACGTTGACAGAAGAAGAACTACATTGTTTTATACAGTTGTGCAAAAAAATAACCGATTCATATGTGGAGGAATAG
- a CDS encoding ATP-binding cassette domain-containing protein → MDKKDEEYIHVVGAREKNLKNIDVRIPKKKITVFTGVSGSGKSSLVFDTVAAESQRQLNETYSSFIRHRLPHYGQPNVDAIENLSVAIIIDQKRIGGNARSTVGTITDIHSLLRLLFSRIGQPFVGYSDVFSFNNPSGMCPKCEGLGKVDTINMERLLDKNKSLIEGAILFPTFEPGGWRLKRYIHSGFFDNDKKIKDFTAEELEMLLYKSDIKVTTADPEWPKTSLYEGLIPRIERSFLKKEDGESKKYKKEIAGIVSKEACLLCGGTRLNHEVLQCTINDKNIADCVDMQITDLLDFINAIKDPKAVTMVMALRNRLEHLVSIGLGYLSLSRETSTLSGGESQRIKMVRQLGSSLTDLTYIFDEPSIGLHPHDVNKINDLLKLLRDKGNTVLIVEHDPDVIEIADHIIDMGPKAGTNGGKIMYQGTLNGLVKADTLTGKYLCNQTQLKKNIRNPAEWLSLKNAHLHNLKNINVNIPKGVMTVVTGVAGSGKSTLINQVLPKFYPETIFIDQKPIQASKRSNIATFTGLFDIIRELFSKANHVKPALFSFNSQGACPNCKGLGVTYTDLAFMDTVVSECEVCQGNRFIDGVLNYKLRDKSISEILNMTVDEALDFFYEKEISATLNRLADVGITYITLGQPLNTLSGGELQRVKLAAELESKGNIYVLDEPTTGLHMSDISQLLKILNRLAEQGSTVIVIEHNLDVISQADWIIDLGPFAGQKGGEVIFEGTAKDLINCNSSITGQYLKKYIKGGEYAWQKKN, encoded by the coding sequence ATGGATAAGAAAGATGAAGAATATATACATGTAGTTGGAGCTAGAGAGAAAAACCTTAAAAATATTGATGTGCGAATCCCAAAGAAAAAAATAACTGTCTTTACTGGAGTTTCAGGTTCAGGAAAATCATCTTTAGTGTTTGATACAGTAGCAGCAGAATCGCAAAGGCAGCTCAATGAAACGTATTCAAGTTTTATTCGGCATCGCTTGCCGCACTATGGACAACCGAATGTGGATGCTATTGAAAATTTATCTGTTGCCATTATCATTGATCAAAAACGTATTGGAGGAAACGCAAGGTCAACGGTTGGAACGATCACAGATATACATTCATTACTAAGATTACTGTTTTCTCGGATTGGACAGCCCTTTGTTGGCTATTCCGATGTTTTTTCATTTAATAATCCTTCTGGAATGTGTCCAAAATGCGAGGGATTAGGGAAAGTCGATACGATAAATATGGAGCGGCTGTTGGATAAAAACAAATCTCTCATTGAGGGAGCCATTTTGTTTCCAACCTTTGAACCAGGCGGATGGAGATTAAAAAGATATATCCATTCAGGCTTTTTTGATAACGACAAAAAAATAAAAGATTTTACAGCTGAAGAATTGGAGATGCTTTTATACAAATCAGATATTAAAGTAACTACTGCTGATCCGGAATGGCCGAAAACTTCACTTTATGAAGGTCTTATACCGCGAATTGAAAGAAGTTTCTTAAAAAAAGAAGATGGAGAATCAAAGAAATATAAAAAAGAAATTGCTGGCATTGTCAGTAAAGAAGCGTGTCTCCTCTGTGGCGGTACTAGATTAAATCATGAGGTCTTGCAGTGCACAATAAATGATAAAAATATAGCGGATTGTGTGGACATGCAAATTACGGATCTGCTCGATTTTATCAATGCCATTAAAGACCCCAAAGCAGTAACCATGGTCATGGCTCTAAGAAATCGGTTGGAACATTTAGTTTCAATCGGTCTAGGTTATTTAAGTTTAAGCCGTGAGACGTCAACTCTTTCAGGCGGCGAATCACAGCGGATAAAGATGGTTCGGCAGTTAGGAAGCAGCTTAACGGATCTTACTTATATTTTTGATGAACCGAGCATTGGTTTACATCCTCATGATGTAAATAAGATCAATGATTTATTAAAACTTTTACGTGATAAAGGGAATACCGTTCTTATTGTCGAGCATGATCCCGATGTTATTGAAATTGCAGATCATATCATTGATATGGGGCCGAAAGCTGGAACAAATGGTGGGAAAATCATGTATCAAGGTACTTTGAATGGTTTGGTAAAGGCAGACACACTTACGGGGAAATATTTATGCAATCAAACCCAGTTGAAAAAGAACATTAGAAATCCAGCCGAATGGCTGTCTTTGAAAAACGCGCATTTGCATAATCTTAAAAATATTAATGTGAACATTCCTAAAGGGGTTATGACGGTAGTCACTGGAGTTGCAGGTTCAGGAAAAAGTACGTTAATCAATCAAGTGTTGCCCAAATTTTATCCTGAAACGATTTTTATTGATCAGAAACCAATCCAAGCTTCAAAACGTTCCAATATTGCTACTTTTACAGGATTATTCGATATCATAAGGGAGTTGTTTTCGAAAGCCAATCATGTAAAACCTGCTTTATTTAGCTTCAATTCACAAGGAGCCTGCCCTAACTGCAAGGGCTTGGGAGTAACATATACAGACTTGGCTTTTATGGATACAGTTGTAAGTGAATGTGAGGTTTGTCAGGGCAATCGATTTATAGATGGGGTATTAAATTACAAGTTGCGTGACAAAAGTATAAGCGAAATTTTAAACATGACAGTTGATGAAGCCTTAGACTTTTTCTACGAAAAAGAAATATCTGCAACCTTAAATAGACTAGCAGACGTAGGAATAACTTATATCACACTTGGACAACCATTAAATACTTTATCTGGTGGTGAACTGCAAAGAGTAAAACTCGCCGCTGAACTTGAAAGTAAAGGGAATATATATGTGCTGGATGAACCAACCACTGGGCTTCATATGTCAGATATATCCCAGCTCCTTAAAATTTTGAACCGTCTTGCTGAACAAGGCAGCACCGTAATTGTGATAGAACATAATCTGGACGTTATTAGTCAAGCAGATTGGATTATTGATCTAGGACCTTTTGCAGGGCAAAAGGGTGGTGAAGTAATATTCGAGGGAACGGCAAAGGATCTAATAAACTGTAATTCCTCCATTACAGGACAATATTTAAAAAAATATATTAAGGGAGGGGAATATGCATGGCAAAAAAAGAACTAG
- the truA gene encoding tRNA pseudouridine(38-40) synthase TruA: protein MNNYKLTIQYDGGRYKGWQRLGDSENTIQGKIENALSVMVGQSIEIIGSSRTDAGVHALAQVANFKISDNMPESKIMNFLNHYLPPDISITEVELVDDRFHARYNAKDKTYLYKIWNEVYSHPFMRKYSMHVGKKLDIEKMKRACQYFIGEHDFTAYSNAKSKKKDTVRKIYSLDVEEVEGFIQFRVSGNGFLYNMVRKMIGTLIEIGLGEKEAEEIPTILLSKERVQTGGMADACGLYLEKINF from the coding sequence ATGAATAATTATAAATTGACCATACAATATGATGGCGGGCGTTATAAGGGCTGGCAGCGTCTGGGTGATAGTGAGAATACCATTCAAGGGAAAATCGAAAATGCCTTATCCGTCATGGTAGGTCAATCCATTGAAATCATTGGGTCCAGTAGAACAGATGCGGGGGTCCACGCTCTTGCGCAAGTAGCGAATTTTAAGATCAGTGACAATATGCCTGAATCTAAAATCATGAATTTTTTAAATCATTATTTACCTCCGGATATTAGCATTACGGAAGTTGAGCTAGTGGATGACCGTTTTCACGCTCGTTATAATGCGAAAGATAAAACGTATTTGTACAAGATTTGGAACGAAGTGTATAGCCATCCTTTCATGAGAAAGTACAGTATGCATGTCGGGAAAAAGCTGGATATCGAAAAAATGAAAAGAGCATGCCAGTATTTTATCGGTGAACACGATTTTACGGCTTATTCCAACGCCAAGTCTAAGAAAAAAGATACGGTACGAAAAATATATTCGCTGGATGTAGAAGAAGTAGAAGGCTTTATCCAATTTCGAGTAAGTGGCAACGGATTTCTGTATAATATGGTTCGGAAAATGATTGGAACGTTGATCGAGATCGGATTAGGTGAAAAAGAAGCAGAAGAAATACCGACCATTTTACTCTCCAAAGAACGAGTGCAGACGGGTGGAATGGCGGATGCATGTGGACTTTACTTGGAGAAGATTAACTTTTAA